Proteins encoded in a region of the Actinomycetota bacterium genome:
- the glgB gene encoding 1,4-alpha-glucan branching enzyme: protein VDAVASILYLDYSRNEGEWVPNEYGGNEDLDAVRFLKDFNTVTYREHPGAMTVAEESTAWPSVSRPVYLGGLGFGFKWNMGWMHDTLQYVSKDPIHRRHHHHELTFSLVSAWNENFVLPISHDEVVHGKGSLLGKMPGDDWRRFANLRAYLGYMWAHPGKQLLFMGCELGQEAEWSHERSIDWEALADPHHQGVQDLVRDLNRVYRSRPALWQQDSKPEGFSWIDPNDADHNVFSFIRWSREREPLVCLCNFSPVPRSDYRIGLPTVGRWVEVLNTDDAAYGGTNVGNMGVVEAEAIEWDGQPASARVTLPPLATVWLTPS, encoded by the coding sequence GGTGGACGCGGTCGCCTCCATCCTCTACCTGGACTACTCGCGCAACGAGGGCGAGTGGGTCCCCAACGAGTACGGCGGCAACGAGGACCTGGACGCGGTCCGGTTCCTGAAGGACTTCAACACCGTCACCTACCGGGAGCATCCGGGGGCGATGACCGTGGCCGAGGAGTCGACCGCCTGGCCGAGCGTGTCACGCCCCGTCTACCTGGGCGGCCTCGGCTTCGGCTTCAAGTGGAACATGGGCTGGATGCACGACACCCTGCAGTACGTCTCCAAGGACCCGATCCATCGGCGCCACCACCACCACGAGCTCACGTTCTCGCTGGTCTCTGCGTGGAACGAGAACTTCGTGCTGCCGATCTCCCATGACGAGGTCGTGCACGGCAAGGGCTCGCTGCTGGGCAAGATGCCCGGCGACGACTGGCGGCGGTTCGCCAACCTGCGCGCCTACCTGGGCTACATGTGGGCCCACCCGGGCAAGCAGCTGCTGTTCATGGGCTGCGAGCTGGGCCAGGAGGCCGAGTGGTCGCACGAGCGCTCGATCGACTGGGAGGCCCTGGCCGACCCGCACCACCAGGGTGTCCAGGACCTGGTCCGGGACCTGAACCGGGTCTACCGGTCCCGGCCCGCCCTGTGGCAGCAGGACTCGAAGCCGGAGGGGTTCTCCTGGATCGACCCCAACGACGCGGATCACAACGTGTTCTCGTTCATCCGCTGGAGCCGGGAACGCGAGCCGCTGGTCTGCCTGTGCAACTTCTCGCCGGTGCCGCGCAGCGACTACCGGATCGGGCTGCCCACGGTCGGGCGCTGGGTCGAGGTCCTGAACACCGACGACGCGGCCTACGGCGGCACCAACGTCGGCAACATGGGCGTGGTCGAGGCCGAGGCCATCGAGTGGGACGGCCAGCCGGCCTCGGCCCGGGTCACCCTGCCGCCCCTAGCGACCGTCTGGCTGACCCCAAGCTGA